Proteins from a single region of Catenulispora acidiphila DSM 44928:
- a CDS encoding WhiB family transcriptional regulator: MNGSGPRPIATLWEWQESAACRSADSARFFSPTGERGFARSERERLARELCDVCPVREECARFALAIGEEHGIWGGTTSQERIAQLRRPRGGRSRADIAAARGREAAVPQAEAA; encoded by the coding sequence ATGAACGGTTCCGGACCACGGCCGATCGCCACGTTGTGGGAATGGCAGGAATCCGCCGCCTGCCGGTCGGCCGACAGCGCGCGGTTCTTCTCGCCGACCGGCGAGCGCGGGTTCGCCCGCAGTGAACGCGAGCGGCTCGCCCGCGAGCTGTGCGACGTCTGCCCGGTGCGCGAGGAGTGCGCACGCTTCGCGCTGGCGATCGGCGAGGAGCACGGGATCTGGGGCGGCACGACCAGCCAGGAGCGCATCGCCCAGCTGCGCCGTCCGCGCGGTGGCCGGTCGCGCGCGGACATCGCGGCGGCGCGAGGCCGGGAAGCGGCTGTGCCGCAGGCTGAGGCGGCGTGA
- a CDS encoding alpha/beta hydrolase: protein MTMEPTMEPQPSFEPRQQPETVLLIGGTCLTTLNWQGWISRYTARGYSVIATAAPLPPSTDCLGPRDWAQVASVLTYYERLLVTIPQPPILIGHCFGGVIAQLLLDRGFGAAGIALNPPRIPERRTRVLGIGARPHRGAEPLAVDYRSSSRAPLLLVGGGVDRRVPSESVEATARRYWKSEAVTSYLEYPEGCHHTVRAPGWETVADDVLDWAELYTHPERLTSADLWR from the coding sequence ATGACGATGGAGCCGACGATGGAGCCGCAGCCTTCGTTCGAGCCGCGCCAGCAGCCGGAGACCGTCCTGCTGATCGGCGGAACCTGCCTCACGACGCTGAACTGGCAGGGCTGGATATCCCGCTACACCGCGCGCGGTTACAGCGTCATCGCCACCGCCGCCCCGCTGCCGCCGTCCACCGACTGCCTCGGACCGCGCGACTGGGCACAGGTCGCCTCGGTCCTCACCTACTACGAACGCCTCCTGGTGACGATCCCGCAGCCGCCGATCCTGATCGGGCACTGCTTCGGCGGCGTGATCGCGCAGTTGCTGCTCGACCGCGGCTTCGGCGCGGCGGGCATCGCCCTCAACCCGCCGCGCATCCCCGAGCGCCGCACAAGGGTCTTGGGGATCGGCGCTCGCCCGCATCGCGGCGCCGAACCCCTCGCCGTCGACTATCGCTCCTCGTCCCGCGCACCGTTGCTGTTGGTCGGCGGCGGAGTGGACCGCCGCGTGCCCTCGGAGTCTGTCGAGGCGACCGCGCGCCGTTATTGGAAATCCGAGGCGGTCACGAGCTACCTCGAATATCCCGAAGGCTGCCACCACACCGTGCGGGCGCCGGGCTGGGAGACCGTCGCCGACGACGTCCTGGACTGGGCCGAGTTGTACACCCATCCCGAGCGGCTGACGTCCGCCGATCTCTGGAGATGA